In Clostridia bacterium, a single window of DNA contains:
- the rhaD gene encoding rhamnulose-1-phosphate aldolase: MKDILSAPFLREICETASNMYRLGWDERNGGNISMLLDEAEVAEYLDLSRVLRRIPTGFDAKALAGRIFIVTGTGKYFKNIEKQPEKDLGVIRISADGSEAELLWGFSDGGSFTSELPAHLMTHVSRLAADPLHRVVTHCHPTNTVAMTRVHPLDERSFTHTLWEQCTECVIVFPDGVGVMPWMVCGTNEIGEATAAKMKEYRLVVWASHGIYGTGRSLDEAFGLIETVEKAAQLYMLTAHLPIVNTITDEQLKAAAERFGVDYRRDFLDL; this comes from the coding sequence ATGAAGGATATACTTTCCGCGCCGTTCCTGCGCGAGATATGCGAAACGGCCTCGAATATGTACCGCCTCGGCTGGGACGAGCGCAACGGCGGCAATATCAGCATGCTGCTTGACGAAGCGGAGGTCGCCGAATATCTCGACCTAAGCCGCGTTCTGCGCCGCATCCCGACGGGCTTCGACGCGAAGGCGCTCGCCGGCCGGATCTTCATCGTGACCGGCACCGGCAAATACTTCAAGAATATTGAAAAGCAGCCGGAGAAGGACCTCGGCGTGATCCGCATTTCCGCGGACGGCTCCGAAGCGGAGCTTCTCTGGGGCTTCAGCGACGGCGGTAGCTTCACGAGCGAACTGCCGGCGCACCTGATGACGCACGTTTCGCGCCTTGCCGCCGATCCGCTTCACCGCGTCGTCACGCATTGCCATCCGACGAATACCGTCGCGATGACCCGCGTCCACCCGCTCGACGAGCGCTCCTTCACCCACACGCTCTGGGAGCAGTGCACAGAGTGCGTCATCGTTTTTCCGGACGGCGTCGGCGTCATGCCGTGGATGGTCTGCGGCACGAACGAGATCGGCGAAGCGACCGCCGCGAAGATGAAGGAATACCGCCTCGTCGTCTGGGCGTCCCACGGCATTTACGGCACCGGACGCAGCCTCGACGAAGCCTTCGGCCTGATCGAAACGGTGGAGAAGGCCGCGCAGCTCTATATGCTTACCGCGCACCTGCCGATCGTGAACACAATCACGGACGAGCAGCTGAAGGCTGCCGCCGAACGCTTCGGCGTCGATTACCGCAGGGATTTCCTCGATCTGTAA
- the recR gene encoding recombination protein RecR: MKYYAPLLEQLIEHFERFPGIGRKTAQRMAFFVLNQPEEKVKSFADCLVSAKSEIHRCSECCNLTDGEKCSVCGDPSRDRATICVVEEPKDVVALEAVGEYRGLYHVLHGSISPLEGVGPDDLTVKELLARVSQNPGTEVIMATNPDVEGDATALYLSRLLRPLGAKVTRIAYGIPVGGELEFADGETIARAIEGRREI, translated from the coding sequence ATGAAGTATTACGCACCGCTGCTCGAACAGCTCATCGAGCATTTCGAGCGTTTCCCCGGCATCGGGCGCAAGACCGCGCAGAGAATGGCGTTCTTCGTGCTCAATCAGCCGGAAGAAAAAGTCAAAAGCTTCGCCGACTGTCTTGTCAGCGCGAAATCGGAGATCCACCGCTGCAGCGAATGCTGCAACCTGACCGACGGCGAAAAGTGCTCCGTCTGCGGCGATCCCTCGCGGGACCGCGCGACCATCTGCGTCGTTGAGGAGCCGAAGGACGTCGTCGCGCTCGAAGCGGTCGGCGAATACCGCGGGCTCTATCACGTTCTGCACGGCAGCATCTCCCCGCTCGAAGGCGTCGGCCCCGACGATCTGACGGTAAAGGAGCTGCTCGCGCGCGTTTCGCAGAATCCCGGGACCGAGGTCATCATGGCGACCAACCCCGACGTTGAGGGCGACGCGACCGCGCTTTATCTATCCCGTCTGCTCCGCCCGCTGGGGGCGAAGGTCACCCGCATCGCCTACGGCATACCCGTCGGCGGCGAGCTCGAGTTCGCGGACGGCGAGACGATCGCCCGCGCCATCGAGGGGAGGCGTGAGATATGA
- a CDS encoding dihydropteroate synthase → MIYLVGEKLNSSVPSTGEAMLARDFDRLAALALAQAEAGASCLDINTALCGADEIDMLRRVADLAVEKTNCDVMLDSPNPAAIIAVLPHLRGRKTIINSVTADERLEELVPAAAEYGAGVVGLPIRSGAIPSTAEGRLENALAIRARLNAAGIPDERIYIDALAESVAMGGDAGRTLLETTRLLRRELPDVHVICGLSNVSFGLPKRARLNAAAATLLAEAGADSFICDAASPSLKAALTACEAFTGKDEYCMEYITQIRSEEQ, encoded by the coding sequence ATGATTTACCTCGTAGGCGAAAAACTCAACAGCTCCGTCCCCTCCACCGGCGAGGCGATGCTCGCGCGCGACTTCGACAGACTCGCGGCGCTCGCGCTGGCGCAGGCGGAGGCGGGAGCGTCCTGCCTTGACATAAACACCGCGCTCTGCGGCGCGGACGAGATTGATATGCTCCGCCGCGTCGCCGACCTCGCGGTCGAAAAAACGAACTGCGACGTCATGCTCGACTCCCCGAATCCCGCCGCGATAATCGCGGTATTGCCGCACCTTCGCGGCAGAAAAACGATCATCAACTCCGTCACCGCCGACGAGCGGCTGGAGGAGCTCGTACCCGCCGCCGCCGAATACGGCGCGGGAGTCGTCGGACTGCCGATACGGTCCGGCGCGATACCCTCCACCGCGGAGGGACGGCTTGAAAACGCGCTCGCGATACGCGCGCGCCTGAACGCCGCGGGAATACCCGACGAGCGCATCTATATCGACGCGCTCGCGGAGTCCGTCGCCATGGGCGGCGACGCCGGCAGGACGCTGCTCGAAACGACGCGCCTGCTGCGCCGCGAGCTGCCGGACGTACACGTCATCTGCGGACTTTCAAACGTCTCCTTCGGTCTGCCGAAGCGCGCGCGTCTGAACGCCGCCGCCGCGACGCTGCTCGCGGAAGCCGGCGCGGACAGCTTCATCTGCGACGCCGCTTCCCCCTCGCTGAAGGCCGCGCTGACCGCCTGCGAGGCGTTCACCGGCAAAGACGAATACTGCATGGAATACATTACTCAGATAAGGAGCGAGGAGCAATGA
- a CDS encoding zinc ribbon domain-containing protein, which yields MFCTKCGNQCEDGQRFCNNCGAQLEAAPAAEEPVAEAPVIEEPVIEEPAAEAVEETAEEVSGAVEEAAEAAKETAMDEPVSLQPPFAAPEAEQPYSGYPVYQPPMQQEYSAPAAAPVTLKKKSGVGKWIARIVISCLPLLLTYLALFVSGIIWPGSLLPMNPNLVLSSWAPEARTIAIVILAVICASVLLQIICLAVWALRKKGDPALRDWAVGFTVVALAVVVAAILFSLGMMLFNDNYPRLFSFLEGYVAPVRYIGLLISVL from the coding sequence ATGTTTTGCACAAAATGCGGAAACCAATGTGAAGACGGCCAGCGCTTCTGCAACAACTGCGGAGCGCAGCTCGAAGCGGCTCCCGCCGCGGAAGAGCCCGTCGCCGAAGCTCCCGTTATCGAAGAGCCCGTTATCGAAGAACCCGCCGCGGAAGCGGTTGAAGAAACCGCGGAAGAGGTCTCCGGAGCCGTAGAAGAAGCGGCCGAAGCCGCCAAAGAAACCGCTATGGACGAGCCCGTATCCTTGCAGCCGCCCTTTGCCGCTCCCGAGGCCGAGCAACCGTATTCCGGGTATCCGGTCTATCAGCCGCCGATGCAGCAGGAATACTCCGCGCCGGCTGCCGCACCCGTCACGCTCAAAAAGAAGAGCGGCGTCGGCAAATGGATCGCGCGTATAGTCATCTCCTGCCTGCCGCTGCTGCTGACCTATCTGGCGCTCTTCGTCAGCGGGATAATCTGGCCCGGCTCGCTGCTGCCGATGAATCCGAATCTCGTGCTTTCATCATGGGCTCCGGAAGCGAGAACAATCGCCATCGTCATCCTCGCGGTGATCTGCGCCTCCGTTCTGCTGCAGATAATATGCCTCGCGGTATGGGCGCTCCGCAAGAAGGGCGATCCCGCGCTCCGCGACTGGGCGGTCGGCTTCACGGTCGTCGCGCTCGCGGTAGTCGTTGCGGCGATACTCTTCTCGCTCGGGATGATGCTTTTCAATGACAACTACCCGCGCCTGTTCAGCTTCCTCGAAGGCTACGTCGCGCCGGTCAGATACATAGGCCTGCTGATTTCGGTGCTCTGA
- the dnaX gene encoding DNA polymerase III subunit gamma/tau: MKQALYRKYRPADFSQVAGQQQVTVTLRNEVAGGNISHAYLFTGVRGTGKTSCARILAKAVNCLSPKDGNPCNECEICRAIDSGTLTDVIEIDAASNTGVDNIRALREEISYLPQRAKYKIYIIDEVHMLSAGAFNALLKTLEEPPEHAVFILATTEVHKLPATILSRCQRFNFRRIDAEALAAYLSHIAQAEGFAVTDDALRMLAAAADGGMRDAISLLDVCRAASDTVDASVVARAVGLSGSERVLELCGLIADGDISGCLSALAALYADSKEPERLCEELLAALRNVLIMKTADNAASLINTDPAGLESIKRVAKRFTLGRIMSSVAAVNDAIARMRFAFDKKTEAEMLLVSLCVASGAVCAEPAQPAVQPKPETKPEQKIAPPVILSEAKDPTPSADVPQDEADSSREILGITETQPSAEDSNTSSAPSGHLPLEGKAPEPAPEPVPEPASSGAAGMLAAALPEIRKASPMLGAVLSGSRCNAEGDVFTIHSSADCVVSNTKLISDALFSASGIRYNVVTDAEEPPFSKIDELDERLKQLFD, translated from the coding sequence ATGAAACAGGCGCTTTACCGCAAATACCGCCCGGCCGACTTCTCGCAGGTCGCCGGCCAGCAGCAGGTCACCGTCACCCTCAGAAACGAGGTCGCCGGCGGCAATATTTCGCACGCCTATCTTTTCACCGGCGTGCGCGGCACGGGCAAGACCTCCTGCGCCAGAATACTCGCCAAGGCGGTCAACTGCCTTTCGCCCAAGGACGGCAACCCCTGCAACGAATGCGAGATCTGCCGCGCGATTGACAGCGGCACGCTGACCGACGTCATAGAGATCGACGCCGCCTCCAACACCGGAGTCGACAACATCCGCGCGCTGCGCGAAGAGATAAGCTATCTCCCCCAGCGCGCGAAATACAAGATATACATAATCGACGAAGTGCACATGCTCTCCGCGGGCGCCTTCAACGCGCTGCTGAAAACGCTCGAGGAGCCGCCGGAGCACGCCGTCTTCATCCTCGCGACCACCGAAGTCCACAAGCTGCCGGCGACGATACTTTCGCGCTGCCAGCGTTTTAATTTCCGCCGCATCGACGCCGAAGCCCTCGCCGCCTACCTCTCGCATATCGCGCAGGCGGAAGGCTTCGCCGTTACCGACGACGCGCTGCGCATGCTCGCCGCCGCCGCGGACGGCGGAATGCGCGACGCGATAAGCCTGCTCGACGTCTGCCGCGCCGCGAGCGACACGGTGGACGCCTCCGTAGTCGCGCGCGCGGTCGGACTTTCCGGCAGCGAGCGCGTGCTCGAGCTCTGCGGGCTGATAGCGGACGGCGATATTTCCGGATGCCTCTCCGCGCTCGCCGCGCTCTACGCCGATTCCAAGGAGCCGGAGCGCCTCTGCGAAGAGCTGCTCGCCGCCCTGCGCAACGTGCTCATAATGAAAACGGCGGATAACGCCGCTTCTCTGATAAACACCGATCCCGCCGGACTCGAAAGCATAAAACGCGTAGCGAAGCGCTTCACGCTCGGCAGGATAATGTCCTCCGTCGCGGCGGTCAACGACGCAATCGCGCGTATGCGCTTCGCCTTCGACAAGAAGACGGAGGCGGAGATGTTGCTCGTTTCGCTCTGCGTCGCCTCCGGCGCCGTCTGCGCGGAACCCGCGCAGCCCGCGGTGCAGCCGAAACCCGAAACCAAGCCCGAGCAAAAAATCGCGCCCCCCGTCATCCTGAGCGAAGCGAAGGATCCCACGCCTTCCGCAGACGTCCCGCAGGATGAGGCGGATTCCTCGCGCGAAATCCTCGGAATTACAGAAACGCAGCCCTCTGCGGAAGACAGCAACACCTCATCCGCCCCTTCGGGGCACCTTCCCCTCGAGGGGAAGGCTCCCGAGCCTGCTCCCGAGCCCGTTCCCGAGCCCGCTTCGTCAGGCGCGGCCGGAATGCTCGCGGCGGCGCTTCCCGAAATACGCAAGGCTTCGCCGATGCTCGGCGCCGTGCTCAGCGGCTCGAGATGCAATGCAGAAGGCGACGTTTTCACCATCCACTCCTCCGCCGACTGCGTCGTTTCAAACACGAAGCTTATATCCGACGCGCTTTTCAGCGCGAGCGGCATACGCTACAACGTCGTGACGGACGCGGAGGAACCGCCCTTCAGCAAGATAGACGAACTCGACGAAAGATTAAAACAACTCTTTGATTAG
- a CDS encoding branched-chain amino acid aminotransferase, protein MEIRVEKVAQRKQKPDYSNLTFGDYFTDHMFIMNYTAGQGWHDARIVPFGDISVSPAAMCLHYGQEVFEGMKAYHAADGRTLLFRPRKNFERMNVSNERLCIPPIDVDFALKALKELIKLDAEWIPQEPGTSLYIRPFIIAVDPHLGVRAGHEYLFIIILSPVGSYYKEGLNPVKIWVENKYVRAVRGGMGFAKTGGNYAASLKAQEDAHEFGYSQVLWLDGVERKYIEEVGAMNVFFKINGEYVTPALQGSILPGITRMSCIELLKHWGEPVVERRLSVDELAEAAENGALEEAFGSGTAAVISPIGELHIGDRAYTINGGKIGDMSHKLYKELTDLQYGRSEDVLGWTEEVKL, encoded by the coding sequence ATGGAAATCAGAGTCGAAAAAGTCGCGCAGAGAAAGCAGAAGCCGGATTACAGCAATCTGACCTTCGGCGATTACTTTACCGACCACATGTTCATCATGAACTACACCGCCGGACAGGGTTGGCACGACGCCAGGATAGTACCTTTCGGCGACATATCCGTTTCGCCCGCGGCGATGTGCCTGCACTACGGCCAGGAGGTCTTCGAGGGCATGAAGGCGTACCACGCCGCCGACGGCAGAACGCTGCTCTTCCGTCCGCGCAAGAACTTCGAGCGCATGAACGTTTCCAACGAGCGCCTCTGCATCCCGCCGATCGACGTCGATTTCGCGCTCAAAGCGCTGAAGGAGCTCATCAAGCTCGACGCCGAGTGGATCCCGCAGGAGCCCGGCACTTCGCTTTACATCCGTCCGTTCATCATCGCGGTCGACCCGCACCTCGGAGTACGCGCCGGTCACGAATACCTGTTCATTATTATTCTCTCGCCCGTCGGCTCTTATTACAAAGAGGGCCTGAACCCCGTCAAGATCTGGGTCGAGAACAAGTACGTCCGCGCCGTCAGAGGCGGCATGGGCTTCGCGAAGACGGGCGGCAACTACGCCGCTTCGCTGAAGGCGCAGGAGGACGCGCACGAGTTCGGCTACTCGCAGGTGCTCTGGCTCGACGGCGTCGAGAGAAAGTACATCGAGGAAGTCGGCGCGATGAACGTCTTCTTTAAGATCAACGGCGAATACGTCACCCCCGCCCTGCAGGGAAGCATCCTGCCCGGCATCACGAGAATGTCCTGCATCGAACTGCTTAAGCACTGGGGCGAGCCCGTCGTCGAGCGCCGCCTTTCCGTCGACGAGCTGGCGGAAGCCGCCGAGAACGGAGCGCTTGAGGAAGCGTTCGGCAGCGGCACCGCGGCGGTCATTTCGCCCATCGGCGAGCTTCACATCGGCGACCGCGCCTACACCATCAACGGCGGCAAGATCGGCGATATGTCCCACAAGCTCTACAAGGAGCTGACCGACCTGCAGTACGGCAGAAGCGAAGACGTCCTCGGCTGGACCGAAGAAGTCAAGCTGTAA
- a CDS encoding YbaB/EbfC family nucleoid-associated protein, with the protein MKARIPGAGGMGNIMQQAQKMQEQMQQTQTELEEREYETSAGGGVIKVNINGKKEITKVTIDPSVVDPDDVEMLEDLVAAAVNEAIRTVEEDAAAEMGKITGGIGGLGIPGLM; encoded by the coding sequence ATGAAAGCGAGAATCCCCGGAGCCGGCGGCATGGGCAACATCATGCAGCAGGCGCAGAAAATGCAGGAACAGATGCAACAGACTCAGACCGAGCTCGAGGAAAGAGAGTATGAGACCTCGGCCGGAGGCGGCGTGATCAAGGTCAACATCAACGGCAAAAAGGAGATCACCAAGGTCACGATAGATCCCTCCGTCGTCGATCCGGACGACGTGGAGATGCTCGAGGACCTCGTAGCCGCCGCCGTAAACGAAGCGATACGCACCGTCGAGGAGGACGCGGCCGCGGAAATGGGCAAGATCACCGGCGGCATCGGCGGTCTCGGCATACCCGGACTTATGTAA
- the smpB gene encoding SsrA-binding protein SmpB: protein MTAKKDKNEQKFIARNKKAYHDYFIEETYEAGIELAGTEVKSLRLGKCNLKDSYCDFRGGEVFVVGMHVSPYEQGNIFNKNPLRDRRLLMHKREILKLFNAVRQDGLTVVPLSAYFSGRRVKLEVGLCRGKKLYDKRAAAAERDAKRTIDRKMKERNV from the coding sequence ATGACCGCCAAAAAGGACAAAAACGAACAGAAGTTCATCGCCCGCAACAAGAAGGCTTATCACGATTATTTCATCGAGGAGACCTACGAGGCGGGTATAGAGCTTGCCGGCACGGAGGTCAAGAGCCTTCGCCTCGGCAAGTGCAACCTCAAGGACAGCTACTGCGACTTCCGCGGCGGCGAAGTTTTCGTCGTCGGGATGCACGTCAGCCCATACGAGCAGGGCAACATCTTCAACAAGAACCCCCTGCGCGACCGCCGTCTGCTTATGCACAAGCGGGAGATACTGAAGCTTTTCAACGCCGTGCGGCAGGATGGACTCACCGTCGTGCCGCTTTCCGCTTATTTCTCCGGCAGGCGCGTGAAGCTCGAAGTCGGCCTCTGCCGAGGCAAAAAGCTCTACGACAAACGCGCCGCCGCCGCGGAACGCGACGCCAAGCGCACGATCGACAGAAAGATGAAGGAACGCAACGTATGA
- a CDS encoding alpha/beta hydrolase: MITDRVYPQIDYEKYGLVKGSRDVYVDLYVTEPCTEDPLPRPAVVVLPGGGYWFCSPREAEPIAIAFARRGYAAFVLNYSIETGEFPSQLLEAAWTVDFVRRNAEKWHIMPDKIAVCGFSAGGHLAASVGTMWNAPEVRDILGFKNGEARPDAMILAYPVISTGEFIEWGSIMNLTQRKAETDPALMARLSLENAVDDTTPPAFIWHTADDTCVKVENSLLFASALSAHKIPFELHILPKGDHGLSLCDPAVDIPRERAIPWITGWTESASVWLDRL; the protein is encoded by the coding sequence ATGATCACCGACCGCGTATATCCTCAGATCGACTATGAAAAATACGGTCTCGTTAAGGGCAGCCGCGACGTTTACGTCGATCTGTACGTCACCGAGCCCTGCACCGAAGACCCTCTGCCCCGCCCCGCGGTCGTCGTTCTGCCCGGCGGCGGCTACTGGTTCTGCAGTCCGCGCGAGGCGGAGCCGATCGCGATCGCGTTCGCGCGCAGGGGTTACGCCGCCTTCGTGCTGAACTACTCAATCGAAACGGGCGAGTTCCCCTCCCAGCTGCTCGAAGCCGCCTGGACTGTCGACTTTGTCCGCAGGAACGCGGAAAAGTGGCATATCATGCCGGATAAGATCGCCGTCTGCGGCTTCTCCGCCGGCGGACACCTCGCCGCTTCGGTCGGCACGATGTGGAACGCGCCCGAGGTGCGCGATATCCTCGGCTTCAAAAACGGCGAAGCGCGTCCCGACGCGATGATCCTCGCCTACCCCGTCATCTCCACCGGAGAATTCATCGAGTGGGGCTCGATAATGAACCTCACCCAACGCAAGGCGGAGACCGATCCCGCGCTGATGGCGCGGCTTTCGCTCGAGAACGCCGTCGACGACACGACGCCGCCCGCGTTCATCTGGCACACCGCCGACGACACCTGCGTCAAGGTTGAGAACTCCCTGCTCTTCGCCTCCGCGCTATCGGCGCACAAGATACCCTTCGAGCTGCATATTCTGCCGAAGGGCGATCACGGGCTTTCGCTCTGCGATCCCGCCGTCGATATCCCGCGCGAACGCGCGATCCCGTGGATCACCGGCTGGACGGAAAGCGCGTCGGTCTGGCTCGACAGACTCTGA
- a CDS encoding L-rhamnose isomerase, producing MSYTEAKAKYAALGVDTEAAMEKLLSVPISLHCWQGDDVIGFDNGGGLTGGIQTTGNYPGRARTPAELAADIDEVVRLVPGRMKLNLHACYAVFGGERADRDALKPEHFAFWVNFAKERGMGIDFNPTFFSHPMVKDNLTLSSPDETVRAFWVEHGKRCLEIAEYFARETGEPCLVNFWIPDGYKDIPADRIGPRERFRKSLDEILSVPYDKDKVFVSLESKVFGIGLESYTVGSAEFCLSYAEKKGIVPLLDNGHYHPTELVSDKLSSLLLFNPRIALHLTRGVRWDSDHVVLFDDETKEIARELVRCGGLDRAFIATDYFDASINRVSAWVTGVRSVRKALLLALLEPSAELKKLQDAADFTALMVKREEQSVLPFGDVWEELLRRAGVPSDYLTEIKKYEKDVLEKRI from the coding sequence ATGAGCTATACAGAAGCGAAAGCGAAATACGCCGCGCTCGGCGTCGATACCGAAGCGGCGATGGAAAAGCTGCTTTCCGTCCCGATTTCGCTCCACTGCTGGCAGGGCGACGACGTCATCGGTTTCGATAACGGCGGCGGACTGACCGGCGGCATACAGACTACGGGGAACTACCCCGGCAGAGCGCGTACTCCCGCCGAACTCGCGGCGGATATCGACGAGGTCGTCCGCCTCGTCCCCGGCAGGATGAAGCTGAACCTGCACGCTTGCTACGCCGTCTTCGGCGGCGAACGCGCCGACCGCGACGCGCTGAAGCCGGAGCACTTCGCCTTCTGGGTGAACTTCGCGAAGGAACGCGGGATGGGCATCGACTTCAACCCCACCTTCTTCTCTCACCCGATGGTGAAGGATAACCTGACGCTTTCCTCGCCGGACGAAACAGTCCGCGCGTTCTGGGTGGAGCACGGCAAGCGCTGCCTCGAGATCGCGGAATACTTCGCGCGCGAGACGGGCGAGCCCTGCCTCGTCAACTTCTGGATACCGGACGGCTACAAGGATATCCCCGCCGACCGCATCGGCCCGCGCGAACGCTTCAGAAAGTCGCTCGACGAGATCCTTTCCGTCCCGTACGACAAAGACAAAGTCTTCGTTTCGCTCGAGTCGAAGGTCTTCGGCATCGGGCTGGAGTCATACACCGTCGGCAGCGCGGAGTTTTGCCTTTCCTACGCGGAAAAAAAGGGCATAGTGCCGCTGCTCGACAACGGGCACTACCACCCGACCGAGCTCGTTTCGGATAAGCTTTCGTCGCTGCTGCTTTTCAACCCGCGCATCGCGCTGCATCTGACCCGCGGCGTCCGCTGGGACAGCGACCACGTCGTGCTTTTCGACGACGAAACGAAGGAGATAGCCCGCGAGCTCGTCCGCTGCGGCGGACTTGACCGCGCGTTCATCGCCACCGACTACTTCGACGCCTCGATAAACCGCGTTTCCGCGTGGGTGACCGGCGTCAGAAGCGTCCGCAAGGCGCTGCTGCTGGCGCTGCTCGAGCCGTCCGCGGAGCTGAAGAAGCTGCAGGACGCCGCCGACTTCACCGCGCTGATGGTGAAGCGCGAGGAGCAGAGCGTGCTGCCCTTCGGCGACGTCTGGGAAGAGCTCCTGCGCCGCGCGGGCGTTCCGTCCGACTATCTGACGGAGATAAAAAAATACGAAAAAGACGTTTTGGAGAAGAGGATATGA
- a CDS encoding bifunctional homocysteine S-methyltransferase/methylenetetrahydrofolate reductase, which produces MIRLYPDRPFIFDGAFGTCYAGLYHGDTPCELANVRHPERVIALHRQYVAAGADGIKTDSFTLNRVNFPDEALLQELVAGAIRCANAAAAGKAAVFADIGPIPDGTAADYADLVDIFIRRGAENFLFETFAEFDPLNDALTRVREKLPEAGVIVSFGAAPDGFTRHGNALTALVAEAAAHPAVDAVGFNCVCGPAHAARLAAELRVSKPLCVMPNAGYPVDVGGRTVYNDNADYFAERIKEICANGAKLVGGCCGTTPAHIAACVAALKSAPAPNAPARPSAETGAVREEGAFALKLRGGERVVAVELDPPADSRLSDVTDAAALLKNAGADVITFADNPLSRARADSFMTAACVHWRTGAEVMPHLTCRDRNHLAIKSSLLAANAMGVRNVLAVTGDPLSNDEMKSKGVFALNSYNLIGYLAGLNSAEFASAPFCIGGALNIGAANFDAELARAKEKAARGAEYFLTQPVGSERALENLKKAHAELDAPVLAGVYPVAGYRNALFLKNEVSGIDVPDSLIAELKDKSRGEAAEISVRYAASVAEKAAPYCRGFYIMTPLKRVDIVAALLEKLKEKQLI; this is translated from the coding sequence ATGATACGGCTCTATCCCGACCGCCCGTTCATATTCGACGGCGCATTCGGAACCTGCTACGCCGGCCTTTACCACGGGGACACCCCATGCGAGCTGGCGAACGTCAGGCATCCGGAGCGCGTTATCGCGCTGCACAGACAGTACGTCGCCGCCGGCGCGGACGGTATAAAGACCGACTCCTTCACGCTCAATCGCGTCAATTTCCCGGACGAAGCGCTGCTTCAAGAGCTCGTCGCGGGCGCGATCCGCTGCGCGAACGCCGCCGCGGCCGGAAAGGCCGCCGTCTTCGCGGATATCGGCCCGATCCCCGACGGAACTGCGGCGGACTACGCCGACCTCGTCGATATCTTCATACGCCGCGGCGCGGAAAACTTCCTTTTCGAAACCTTCGCGGAGTTCGATCCGCTCAATGACGCGCTGACGCGCGTCAGAGAAAAACTGCCCGAGGCGGGCGTCATCGTCAGCTTCGGAGCCGCGCCCGACGGCTTCACGCGGCACGGCAACGCGCTGACCGCGCTCGTCGCGGAGGCCGCGGCGCATCCGGCGGTGGACGCCGTCGGTTTCAACTGCGTCTGCGGTCCGGCGCACGCCGCAAGGCTCGCCGCCGAACTGCGCGTTTCAAAGCCGCTCTGCGTCATGCCAAACGCCGGCTACCCCGTCGACGTCGGCGGCAGGACGGTCTATAACGACAACGCCGACTACTTCGCCGAAAGGATAAAAGAGATCTGCGCCAACGGCGCGAAGCTCGTCGGCGGCTGCTGCGGAACGACTCCCGCGCATATCGCCGCCTGCGTTGCTGCGCTGAAAAGCGCGCCGGCGCCGAACGCTCCCGCGCGTCCCTCTGCGGAAACCGGAGCCGTGCGCGAGGAGGGCGCCTTCGCGCTGAAGCTTCGCGGCGGCGAACGCGTCGTCGCGGTCGAGCTCGATCCGCCCGCGGATTCGCGACTTTCCGACGTCACGGACGCGGCCGCGCTGCTGAAAAACGCCGGCGCGGACGTGATCACCTTCGCGGACAACCCCCTTTCCCGCGCCCGCGCTGACAGCTTCATGACCGCCGCCTGCGTTCACTGGCGCACCGGCGCGGAGGTCATGCCGCACCTGACCTGCCGCGACAGGAACCACCTCGCGATAAAGTCCTCCCTGCTTGCCGCGAACGCGATGGGAGTACGCAACGTGCTCGCCGTGACCGGCGATCCGCTCTCCAACGACGAAATGAAAAGCAAGGGCGTTTTCGCCCTCAATTCGTATAACCTTATCGGCTACCTCGCCGGACTGAACTCCGCCGAATTCGCTTCCGCGCCCTTCTGCATAGGCGGCGCGCTGAATATCGGCGCCGCCAACTTCGACGCCGAGCTCGCGAGAGCGAAGGAGAAGGCCGCGCGCGGCGCGGAATACTTCCTCACCCAGCCGGTCGGCTCGGAGCGGGCGCTTGAAAACCTCAAAAAAGCGCACGCGGAGCTTGACGCGCCGGTGCTTGCGGGCGTATACCCCGTCGCCGGATACAGAAACGCGCTCTTCCTGAAAAACGAAGTCTCCGGCATAGACGTCCCCGATTCGCTCATCGCCGAACTCAAAGACAAGAGCCGCGGGGAAGCCGCGGAGATCTCCGTCCGCTACGCCGCTTCGGTCGCCGAAAAAGCCGCTCCCTACTGCCGCGGCTTCTATATCATGACGCCCCTGAAGCGCGTCGATATCGTCGCCGCGCTGCTCGAAAAGCTCAAGGAGAAGCAACTGATATGA